In Onthophagus taurus isolate NC chromosome 6, IU_Otau_3.0, whole genome shotgun sequence, a genomic segment contains:
- the LOC139430197 gene encoding uncharacterized protein codes for MIYNRNGRNLRTCFRREYEAQRKAPSGSGAKKRRKYLYFDQLLFLANSIENRETPGNVMSPVTTNTDTDIGEVEIMQPDLENPTPNNRNFISSTSKKYKSTKSYEESLLDTLREKKTEEVDEDRYFLLSLLPAFKKFDEEQKFTAKTEIMNVMRRVRLSKNATPVPSAPLRQYFTNFTSGPPEQQVY; via the coding sequence ATGATTTACAATCGAAATGGAAGAAATCTGAGAACATGTTTTAGACGTGAGTATGAGGCTCAGAGAAAAGCTCCGTCCGGATCTGGAGCGAAAAAGAGgagaaaatatttgtatttcgaccaattattatttcttgCAAATTCGATCGAAAACAGAGAAACACCAGGTAACGTAATGTCACCAGTTACCACAAACACAGATACGGATATTGGAGAAGTGGAAATAATGCAGCCAGATTTAGAAAACCCAACACCAAACAATCGTAATTTTATATCGAGTACatctaaaaaatacaaatcgACAAAGAGCTATGAGGAGTCATTATTGGACACACTACGTGAAAAGAAGACGGAGGAAGTAGATGAAGATAGATATTTTCTTCTATCGCTACTGCCagcgtttaaaaaattcgatgAAGAGCAGAAATTTACAGCTAAAACGGAAATTATGAATGTAATGAGACGCGTCCGGTTATCAAAAAACGCAACTCCTGTTCCGTCTGCACCGTTGAGGCAATACTTCACCAACTTTACATCAGGACCCCCAGAGCAGCAAGTGTATTAA